A part of Gadus morhua chromosome 17, gadMor3.0, whole genome shotgun sequence genomic DNA contains:
- the dysf gene encoding dysferlin isoform X6 translates to MLRVFLLAAERLLTADDDISDAYCSATYDGTKKKTKVVKNNPNPVWNEGFEWDLKGIPLDSAAEIHCVVKDHEKMGRNRFLGESRVSLRDVLNSPNLAACFTVSLMDTKRNNTGATLSLQVSYIPPPGAAPIYQPPAQPEPSHYSNPHVELDTITMISMDTMGEEDTESMLMLEPSEEQGLDDGGRSLVDSGPQGPQGRETPTAQTPKRPPPSYKAQAGLRKRRRGAGSQNRALPNKPQDLQVRVRIIEGRQLPGINIQPVVKVTVAGQTKRTCIRKGNNPVFDETFFLNFFESPSDLFDEPIFITVCDSRMLRHDAVIGEFKLDVGTVYSEHRHCFMRKWLLLSDPDDLSAGVKGYVKVSLLVLAAGDEPPADQKECVEEKEDIEGNLLRPAGLTLRGAQFSLRVFRAEDLPQMDDAFMDGMRQILGFDSNRKNLVDPLVEVHFAGKTICTKVLEKSANPQWNQCLSMPIRFPSMCEKMRLRVLDWDRASHNDIIGTAHLCMSKISAPGGEIDDEPSSRSLQSAMDDSLGFLPTFGPSWVNLYGSPREFHTFNDPHHTLNLGKGEGVSYRGRVLVELNTKLVERLEQRTEDIPSDDLLVVEKFLRKRKFSLFAAFYSATLLQDVDDAVQFEVSIGNYGNKFDYTCLPLASTTQFSRAVFDGCHYYYLPWGNVKPVVVLSSEWEDIRPRIEALNMLLHITNNLESNLRRVQLLVKAATDLEEVELAVVDLLDQVITDCSQELPSLDQWPCVTPLDKSLRNLRCLHLQQVLSGAQSLKHGPATDLSSVLELAQDWAARLRSLAEEPQNSIPDIVIWMMQGDQRVAYHRIPAHSVLFSHSHPGEHCGELQTVFLKYPQGTGAEAKLPGQLRVKVWFGLAADVKHFNQYAEGKLSVFAETYENQTRLALVGSWGTTGLTSPKFSDVTGRLKLPKESFKPSPGWSWAGDWFICPEKTMLYDTDAGHMTFTEEVFETQMRLPGGQWIGMPEGYTDVNGEKAVPKEEVEPPPGWVWDEVEWSEDLNRAVDDQGWEYGITIPPDRRPKSWVPAEKMYHTNRRRRWTRLRSRDLTSMAALRQQRPDDSEREGWEYSSLFGWRFHLKPKKTDSFRRRRWRCRMEPLEKTGPAAIFALECSLSSIEDRSDEKSVTTTFGVNRPTISCFFQSGTRYQLRCYLYQARDLPSMDKDSFSDAYAIVSFLQQSQRTVTVRNCLNPCWDQTLIFYQLDVFGDPASTLATPPRIVIELFDQDSYGADEYMGRCVCEPSVSPSPRLAWFPIRRGDRDAGELLAAFELIRRDQPAIHHIPGQDGDFSASHIFEEPEDSDLPCLPPQREPNVFMVPQSIKPALRRTAIEILAWGVRNLKSFQMASVSCPSLQVECGGVVVQSCVIRSMKKKPNFDVNTLLIDVRLPVEELYMPPIVIKVIDNRQFGRKPVVGQCTIRCLDDFRCEPQEELEEQEEETGDMALTPRDDILIDIDDKEPLIPGQFTDGTSSAIINLASSRTSLHMSQWEEEFMDWWSKFYASTGETSRCGTYLEKGLDTLQVYDWELERVDAFGGLSDFCQTFKLYRGKTQEEGQDPSLVGEFKGMFRIYPLPGDASSPMPPRQFTQLPSSGVEDCVVRVYVIQAHDLQPKDSNGKCDPYVKISLGKKTISDQDNYVPCTLEPVFGKLYELTCTLPLEKDLRVALFDYDMLSKDEKIGETVIDLENRFLSRHGARCGLPSTYCTSGVNVWRDQQSPSQLLSRVCERRGLRRPVYQRDRLTFRGRQYTAADLDDGKPLNPHLGPLMERLSLLILRGLGLIPEHVETRPLYSPLQPEIQQGRLMMWVDVFPKSLGPPGPPFNITQRKAKKFFLRCIIWNTVDVILDDVSISGEKMSDIYVKGWLHGHEHNKQKTDVHYRSLGGEGNFNYRLLFPFHYLPAEQLCFVDRKEHFWSVDKTEKKIAPKLTIQIWDNDKFSFDDYLGHLEMDLNSMLRPAKSSVKCGLAMLQQAADQRVSLFQQKSVKGWWPCSCQLNGATTLAGKVEMSLEVVSEEEQEERPAGVGRDEPNMNPHLEEPKRPDTSFLWFSSPYKTMRFILWTRFKWFILLFIILFLVFLFFGVFLYSFPNYAAMKMVGPFGPAKAAQ, encoded by the exons GCACCAAGAAAAAGACCAAGGTTGTCAAGAACAACCCTAACCCAGTGTGGAATGAG GGTTTTGAGTGGGACCTGAAGGGAATTCCTCTGGATTCCGCAGCAGAGATCCACTGTGTGGTTAAAGACCACGAGAAGATGGGGAGGAACag GTTCCTGGGTGAGAGCAGGGTGTCTCTCAGGGATGTCCTCAACTCTCCAAACCTGGCGGCTTGCTTCACCGTGTCCCTGATGGACACCAAGAGGAACAACACTgga GCCACACTAAGCCTGCAGGTTTCCTACATCCCTCCCCCCGGAGCAGCGCCCATCTACCAGCCTCCCGCCCAGCCTGAGCCCTCCCACTACAGCAACCCCCACGTAGAGCTGGACACCATCACAA tGATCTCCATGGACAccatgggggaggaggacacaGAGAGCATGCTGATGCTGGAGCCCAGCGAGGAGCAGGGCCTGGACGACGGGGGCCGCTCCCTGGTGGActcgggcccccaggggccccagggCAGGGAGACCCCCACCGCCCAAACCCCCAagagacccccaccctcctaCAAAGCCCAGGCCggcctgaggaagaggaggaggggggccggcAGCCAGAACAGAGCCCTCCCCAACAAGCCCCAGgacctgcag gtgCGTGTCCGGATCATCGAGGGGAGACAGTTGCCGGGCATCAATATCCAACCAGTCGTCAAGGTAACCGTTGCCGGGCAGACCAAGAGGACCTGCATTCGTAAGGGGAACAACCCTGTGTTTGATGAG accttCTTCCTGAACTTCTTTGAGTCACCCTCCGACCTGTTTGACGAGCCAATCTTCATCACC GTGTGTGACTCTCGCATGCTGAGGCATGATGCTGTCATTGGAGAATTTAAG CTGGATGTGGGGACAGTCTACAGTGAGCACA GACACTGCTTCATGAGGAAGTGGCTGCTGCTCAGTGACCCTGACGACCTCTCggcaggggtcaaaggttacgTGAAGGTCAGCCTGTTGGTGCTGGCGGCGGGAGACGAACCCCCG gcggaCCAGAAGGAGtgtgtggaggagaaggaggacatcGAGGGGAACCTCCTGAGACCGGCCGGTCTGACCCTCAGAGGAGCACAGTTCTCCCTCAGAGTCTTCAGAGCTGAAGACCTCCCTCAGA tGGACGATGCCTTCATGGACGGGATGAGGCAGATCCTGGGCTTCGACAGCAACAGGAAGAATCTCGTTGACCCGCTGGTAGAGGTCCACTTTGCAGGCAAAACC ATCTGCACCAAAGTGCTGGAGAAGAGCGCCAACCCCCAGTGGAACCAGTGCCTGTCCATGCCCATCAGG TTTCCCTCCATGTGTGAGAAGATGAGGCTCAGAGTTCTCGACTG GGACCGGGCGAGTCACAATGACATCATCGGCACCGCCCACCTGTGCATGTCCAAGATATCAGCCCCTGGCGGAGAGATCGATG ATGAGCCGTCTTCTAGGAGTCTCCAGTCTGCCA tggACGACAGTCTGGGTTTCCTGCCAACCTTCGGGCCCAGCTGGGTCAACCTGTACGGGAGTCCGAGAGAGTTCCACACCTTCAACGACCCCCACCACACCCTCAACCTGGGGAAG GGTGAGGGCGTGTCGTACCGCGGCCGTGTCCTGGTGGAGCTGAACACCAAGCTGGTGGAGCGGCTGGAGCAGAGGACGGAGGACATCCCCTCAGATGacctgctggtggtggag aagttcctgaggaagaggaagttcTCTCTGTTCGCGGCGTTCTACTCCGCCACGCTCCTTCAGGACGTAGACGACGCCGTCCAATTCGAGGTCAGCATCGGTAACTACGGCAACAAGTTTGACTACACCTGTCTGCCGCTGGCTTCCACCACCCAGTTCAGCCGCGCTGTGTTTGACg GTTGTCACTACTACTACCTGCCGTGGGGTAACGTAAAGCCAGTGGTGGTCTTGTCGTCAGAATGGGAGGACATCAGACCCAGGATAGAAGCTCTCAACATGCTGCTGCACATCACAAACAACCTG GAGTCCAACCTGCGGCGGGTCCAGCTGCTGGTGAAGGCTGCGACtgacctggaggaggtggagctagCTGTGGTCGACCTGTTGGATCAGGTCATCACTGACTGCAG CCAGGAGCTGCCGTCTCTGGACCAGTGGCCGTGTGTGACCCCTCTGGACAAGTCGCTGCGTAACCTGCGCTGCCTCCACCTGCAGCAGGTGCTGTCGGGGGCCCAGAGCCTGAAGCACGGCCCCGCCACAGACCTGTCCTCCGTGCTGGAGCTGGCCCAGGACTGGGCCGCACGCCTCCGCTCCCTGGCTgaggag cctcaGAACAGTATTCCAGACATCGTGATCTGGATGATGCAGGGGGACCAGCGCGTGGCGTACCACCGCATCCCCGCCCACTCGGTGCTCTTCTCCCACTCCCACCCCGGGGAGCACTGCGGAGAGCTGCAGACCGTCTTCCTCAAG tatCCCCAGGGAACAGGAGCAGAGGCCAAGCTTCCTGGGCAGCTGAGAGTGAAAGTCTGGTTCGGATTGGCTGCGGACGTCAAGCATTTCAACCAATACGCTGAGGGCAAGCTGTCCGTGTTCGCAGAGACG TATGAGAACCAGACCCGGCTGGCCCTGGTGGGCAGCTGGGGGACCACGGGACTCACCTCCCCCAAGTTCAGTGACGTGACGGGCCGCCTGAAGCTGCCCAAGGAGAGCTTCAAGCCCTCCCCGGGCTGGAGCTGGGCGggggactggttcatctgcccCGAGAAgac GATGCTGTATGACACGGACGCAGGTCACATGACCTTCACAGAGGAAGTGTTTGAGACCCAGATGCGGTTGCCCGGGGGACAGTGGATCGGGATGCCGGAAGGGTACACAGATGTG AACGGGGAGAAGGCGGTGcctaaggaggaggtggagccccCTCCTGGCTGGGTGTGGGACGAGGTGGAGTGGAGCGAGGACCTCAACAGAGCTGTGGATGACCAag GCTGGGAGTACGGCATCACCATCCCCCCGGACCGCCGACCTAAGTCCTGGGTCCCCGCCGAGAAGATGTACCACAccaaccgccgccgccgctggacACGCCTCCGCAGCCGCGACCTCACCAGCATGGCCGCCCTccgacag CAGCGTCCAGACGACTCTGAGCGGGAGGGCTGGGAGTACTCCTCTCTGTTCGGGTGGAGGTTCCACCTGAAGCCCAAGAAGACGGACtccttcaggaggaggaggtggaggtgtcgCATGGAGCCCCTGGAGAAGACCGGCCCCGCCGCCATCTTTGCTCTGGAGTGTTCCCTG AGCTCCATTGAGGACAGGAGCGATGAGAAGTCTGTCACCACCACCTTCGGAGTCAACAGACCCACCATCTCCTGCTTCTTTCAGA gtggGACGAGGTACCAGCTCAGGTGTTACCTGTACCAGGCGAGAGACCTGCCATCCATGGACAAGGACAGCTTCTCAG ACGCCTATGCCATCGTGTCCTTCCTGCAGCAGTCCCAGCGCACGGTGACGGTGAGGAACTGCCTGAACCCCTGCTGGGACCAGACGCTCATCTTCTACCAGCTCGATGTGTTCGGAGACCCCGCCTCCaccctggccacgccccctcgcATCGTGATCGAGCTATTCGATCAGGACTCCTAC GGGGCTGATGAGTACATggggcgctgtgtgtgtgagccctcggtaagcccctccccccgcctggCCTGGTTCCCTATTCGCCGAGGGGACAGAGACGCTGGCGAGCTATTGGCTGCCTTCGAGCTCATCCGGAGAGATCAG CCAGCGATTCATCATATCCCAGGTCAAGAT ggggaCTTTTCGGCCTCCCATATCTTTGAGGAG CCGGAGGACTCTGACCTGCCGTGCCTGCCCCCCCAGAGAGAGCCCAACGTCTTCATGGTCCCCCAAAGCATCAAACCAGCCCTGAGGAGGACCGCTATAGAG ATCTTGGCGTGGGGCGTGAGGAACCTGAAGAGCTTCCAGATGGCCAGCGTTTCCTGCCCCAGCCTGCAGGTGGAGTGTGGGGGCGTGGTCGTCCAGAGCTGCGTCATCCGCAGCATGAAGAAGAAGCCCAACTTTGACGTCAACACCCTCCTCATCGACGTG AGActcccggtggaggagctgtacATGCCCCCCATCGTCATCAAGGTGATAGACAACCGTCAGTTTGGCAGGAAGCCGGTGGTGGGCCAGTGCACCATCCGCTGCCTGGACGACTTCCGCTGTGAGccccaggaggagctggaggagcaggaggaggagacag GTGACATGGCCTTGACTCCCCGTGATGACATCCTGATTGACATCGATGACAAAGAGCCTCTCATACCTGGACAG tttacaGATGGGACCAGCTCTGCCATCATTAATCTTGCCTCCTCTCGCACTAGTCTTCAT ATGTCCCAGTGG gaggaggagttcatGGACTGGTGGAGTAAGTTCTACGCCTCCACCGGAGAGACCAGCAGATGCGGAACCTACCTGGAGAAGGGCCTGGACACCCTgcag gTGTACGACTGGGAGCTGGAGCGGGTGGACGCGTTCGGCGGTCTCTCAGACTTCTGCCAGACCTTCAAGCTGTACCGCGGGAAGACCCAAGAGGAAGGACAGGACCCCTCCCTGGTGGGGGAGTTCAag ggtaTGTTTAGGATCTACCCCCTGCCCGGTGACGCCTCCAGCCCCATGCCCCCCAGACAGTTCACCCAGCTGCCCTCCAGTGGTGTGGAGGACTGTGTGGTCCGGGTCTACGTCATACAGGCCCACGACCTGCAGCCGAAGGACTCCAACGggaag tGTGACCCCTACGTCAAGATCAGTCTGGGGAAGAAGACCATCAGTGACCAGGACAACTACGTTCCCTGTACCCTGGAACCTGTGTTTGGAAA GCTGTATGAGCTGACGTGCACGCTGCCTCTGGAGAAGGACCTGCGGGTGGCGCTGTTTGACTACGACATGCTGAGCAAAGACGAGAAGATCGGAGAGACCGTCATCGACCTGGAGAACCGCTTCCTGTCCCGCCACGGAGCCCGCTGCGGTCTGCCAAGCACATACTGCAC gtcggGGGTGAACGTGTGGCGGGACCAGCAGAGTCCCAGCCAGCTGCTGTCCAGGGTGTGTGAGAGGCGGGGCCTAAGACGACCCGTCTACCAGCGAGACCGTCTCACCTTCAGGGGCCGGCAGTACACGGCTGCAGACctag atgATGGTAAGCCTCTGAACCCCCACCTCGGACCCCTGATGGAGAGACTGTCTCTCCTCATCCTGAGGGgcctgggtttgattcccgaaCACGTTGAGACCAGACCACTGTACAGCCCTCTGCAGCCAGAGATACAGcag GGGAGGCTGATGATGTGGGTGGATGTGTTCCCCAAGTCCCTCGGACCCCCTGGACCGCCGTTCAACATCACCCAGCGCAAAGCCAAgaa GTTCTTTCTGCGCTGCATCATCTGGAACACCGTCGACGTCATCCTGGACGACGTCAGCATCAGTGGAGAGAAGATGAGTGACATCTATGTCAAGGG gtggcTTCACGGGCACGAGCACAACAAGCAGAAAACAGACGTGCACTACCGCTCGCTGGGAGGAGAAGGAAACTTCAACTACCgactcctcttccccttccacTACCTGCCCGCTGAACAGCTCTGCTTTGTCGATAGGAag gaaCACTTCTGGAGTGTGGATAAGACGGAGAAGAAGATTGCTCCTAAACTCACCATCCAGATCTGGGACAATGACAAGTTCTCCTTTGACGATTACCTTG GTCACCTGGAGATGGACCTGAACAGCATGCTGCGGCCGGCCAAGAGCTCGGTGAAGTGCGGGCTGGCGATGCTGCAGCAGGCGGCCGACCAACGCGTCTCGCTGTTCCAGCAGAAGAGCGTGAAGGGCTGGTGGCCGTGCAGCTGCCAGCTCAACGGGGCGACCACACTCGct